The sequence aagtcaatccatcctataaatgattaggttatattagATATGTTAAAATAATACCTCCTCACCCCCTATGATTATTTATTCTACTCTTAATCCTttctatttttccaattttacccttctcctaaattcaaactcaccaccatTTCCTTCCATCGACCGTCCACGGGCAACATCCGCCAAAGGCCGACCACCGCCGCCGGCAACCGCCGGCCACCTACGCTGACCAACGCTGCTGCTTCCGGCCGACCATCGCCGCCGACCGCCGCCTGCGCTTCTGGCCGTCCACCGCCGTCGTCTCCGGCCGACCGCAGTCGCCGCCTTTGCCGGACCGCCGCTGCCggagtggaagaagaaaaacaaaaaaagaaagggcaattttgtcatttcatcaaaaaattcaaaattatcacatccttaaaaatcataccaaacatgatataattttacattatatattatatttttatcataatttttttttatcatttacatattaatcattagtttattttatcctccaaACCAAACGCAGCCGAAtctattattgttattattatttttttctttcttccgGTCTGTTTCTTTGCGAGGGACAGAGAGAGAAAAAGAGAGGGATAGGTTACATTAGAAGGCGATGGAAAGCATCACAGGGTGGCAAGTGACTATTCTATGTGGGATAGCATTGTGGATTGTGGTTTCTTCGATTTTAAATTTGACTGGAAAGATCAGATCTTTAACACAGCCATGGGTTTTGCACTGTGTCGTTTCTGGCACTCCAATTATTCTCCGGATCCAGGTTGGTTTGTTGGggtgtgattttttttcttttttattttgtttcggCTTTTTCATGGGCTATTTTCTTTGGGTTTGCAGAAATACCAGAATACGTATTTGGATGCCTTGTTTTCCGGGATGTCTTGTGTTGTTTCTGTGCCTTTTTACACTGCTTTTCTTCCTTTCGTTTTCTGGGTATGCTCTCGTTTATCCTTTATTGCATGTGCATTTTCTGTTTGTGATTCTgttttgtatttcaaatgggCAAAGATTTGgctgaattttgaaaattgcattCGTGGAATAGGTGtttgtttttgaagtttttCCTTGTCTTTTAGACTGGGCATTGCAAATTGGCTAGGCAGATGACTCTCTTGATGGCCTTTTGTGATTACATCGGAAACTGCACAAAGGTAAGTTTCTTGCCATACTTTTCATCAGATTATATGCCAACATATAACAGCAACGTGATCATCTATTTTGTAGCTTGTTATTTGATACTTTTTTATGATCATGGCTGATAGGATGTAGTATCGGCACCTAGACCTAGTTCTTCGCTTGTTAGGAGATTAACAGCGACCAAAGACGAGGAAGAGAATGCAATGGAATACGGATTACCTTCTTCGCACACTCTTAATACCGTTTGCTTGTCAGGGTACGAAGGTTTTCTTGCATTCCGACTTATGTTATTTAAGGCCTACTCAAGAGGCAGTATCCTTTGTTATGTTTGCTGGCCACGTGCCAAAAAACTTTTATGttagtatttgttgtgagaaaaTTGATATTGCTCTCCTTGTTATTGGCATGCTTCAGTTTCCCAATCCATCaaattttcttgagtttctcTTTTGGGCAGCGCAGGTATCTGTTTCATTACATTCTGTCCTACTCTGGTTATAACGTCTACACTGCTGTAATGGGATTCAGCATGGTTTGTCTGCTTGTGGGACTCATTGGCTTGGGCAAGTATTATGTTTCAGAATTTTAATGGTTTATTATTCTTGTCCTTTATATCCTGATCTAAGGTTGCTATATTTTCAGGAAGGATATACCTGGGAATGCATAGCTTGATTGATGTTATTGTTGGTCTAGCTATGGGATTGGGGATCCTGGCAATCTGGCTCTCTACTTCTGAATACTTGGATAATTTCATAGTCTCGGGTCCAAATGGTAAGGATTATCATCCCCTTCcgtcttctgacattcatcttAATTCGCCATTTATGAGTCATAATTGCTACCCACACTGCTGTCATGTCATAATTGTTGGGAATCAGTGTCAATTGTTAGAGAAGCTAAAGAATggtgatgatttttttaaaatcttcatTCAGACTTGGTTTTACAGAATCCATGGCCgttagaaatttttaattttttaacgaATGACATCCATTAAAATAAGGTAAAATGAGTTTTGTACAAGTAAACTGGACATTCTCAGGGGATAGCAAATATCGAACTGATAGAACCAACGATACCATTACCAACTTCATGGGGCATACCCCGATTCTAGAAACATACGAAGATGATCATATCCACGcacaacataaataataataataatacaatcaaGAGTCTATATCCAGATGACTTGGCGAACATCGAAGAGCAAGGATCTTGATTTTCTTAATGATATCCTCGGGGCACAACATTTCTTCTTAAAAAATAGCTCGATTGTGTGCATTTCAAATGTTGTAGACATATTCTGCCACTGCAATACATGTCAACTTGGACAATGCAGAATTACCTTATAGACACCTCGTAAAGCTTTCAGAACTGATGTTGCAGATCCCATGATTTTAcgcttgtctagcaattctttgATGCCATTCCGGATTCTCTTTGACACATAACAAACAAAGAAGAGATGACCAGCTGATTCCTCACTGTTATTACAAAGTACACACATCTTATTCTCAATATAGCTTTGTCTATTATCTTTAGTTAGGAATTTACCATGCGCAAACAACCACATGGCAAAACGATGCTTGAGGAGTATGCAATATTTCCAAATTATAGGTTTCCATGGCCGTCGCCTTTCTTTTTGAACAAAGATTTTATAAGCTCGAGCAAGACCACCATGATATCCGAACCAACTCTCCAGCAGCATCCCTGCACTCTCATCCTTGGAAAATCTAAGTATAACATCTTGAATTCTCAGAATTCCTTTAATCTAAAGAGACTTATCTTTGTTCCAATTCCATTCCCAAACACTAGCAAACCGTACATGGATCTCGTTCACCCATAGGCTATCCTTCTTCATATGAATCTTCCATAATGTTTTTGCAATCAAAGCATTGTTCCaagcatataaatttttaagCCCTGTGCCCGCCCCCATCTTTCTTTAGTCTTCAAAACATGTTCCACGAGATAGGAGGGTGCTTCATTTGAGTATGtctatttctttgttttttgtaATGTAAGTTACATCAAGTAGTCAATGTATTTAGTTAAAATTACATGACATTTAAGTCATAGGTATAAAGTGGAGCTTATGATAGTTACAATATTAAGTTGAGAAGTTGATTTTCCATATATCTCcctatcatataaaaaaaaattcatgtgatatCTTATGCTTTACACATATGAAGGGCTAGTTTTGCTAATTCACAATTTTCAAACACTGCTTTCCATCCACATTTTTCTCTTgttgtattatatatattgtattatatattactattattattttgaatagctattttttcttgttttaaatttgatttatgAGGACTAACCCCGTTTGcgcaaaaaaaaaatggaatccCTAATTTACTTATCTTGTAAATATGacatattcattatattatacACGTAGCGCTTGTGCATTTGTtcctaatataataataataatggtggaaattgtaattatattaattataatagttGATTCCTAGCatttatcaaataatatttttcttttaattgtatattttttatttataaacattattagaaatttaattacttcattattattaatttcttaatatttttgtttgattaaaaaagaccaattattttttacaaaatatataaatcaccTAAATCATGTACAACAGTCTTTTTTCTCCTAATTAGAATATAAAATAAAGCAATGACAATAATTTGATTATGTTTTATAttagcatttaaaaatattgtttttattttatttatatattaattattaacatAATTGATCTACTAATTCATTCCCATATAGCTTGATTTTTATATAATGTATTAATTTTAGcatgcaattaaaaaaatagcatTGTATGATTCATATTCTAATTACAAATATAACTGATTAATAATTCATTCCCACTATAAAGAAAGTTTTTATTGATTTCATCCGATCACAACTTTTCCGTTACATAATTatcaatttcttatttcatttcATGATTTATTCTCACACTACAAACTTTTCTATGACTCCTTCAttccattttaattttaatttcatgttttatatcttaattaatttatttcttcATTCGATTCATATTTTAATCACTTTTATTCAGTTCACTTCTTTCAGCATTCACTTCATTCTAattgtaaataataatattaaatctaATTTGCAATTACCATAGTTGTCAAAAGCTCgaagtgcaaaaaaaaaaaaaaccgatcAGGTGTCTGGGACTTGAAGCGCACGCTTAGTGGAAATAAGCgcaaaaagtattattttatatatatattttttttgataagaaacaaattttattaatttagggATTAGTTACATCATATGTGCGGATGAGTAATCCGCTACAATCTTATACAGTTTTAGAATAAACCTGTTTAATCGCAACAAAACACAAAACTCAAGACCATACTAATTTCCAATCCCTACACATATCGGAGACACTGAGAtgataatattgaagaatattgaCAGTCCAAGTGGTGACCCTCAATTTAACTCTCTCCCACACTTGATCAGCTGACTCCGAAACATCTTCAAATATCCTCTTGTTCCTTTCCAACCAAATTGTCCACAATATGCCATGAATGATAATAAACCAAAACTCTCTGAATTTTCTCTCAAACGGATACCACGAGTTGTCATGaaataaaagtattattttatattaatcaatagtttatattattattataatttgttaGGATCAGTGAATGTGTTTAGAGTGTGTGAATAAACACCTTAcgaaattttcttcaaaaatacttCAGGGATAATCTTAATCTTCCAAGTGCAGCTGAGAACTTGGATAATCGGTGCGGGAAAAATCCTACTATACTTCGTGAACCAAATGCTTTGTCAAAATCAGCAAATCAAGAATAGTAGACGGCCGTAATGAAAATGCTGAAAAGAAATAACGCATAGAATTGTTTATTGAAGTTCAAAGGATAAATCTTTTCTACGTCTCCATAAAGATTCCACtaaaaaaactttgataattTCAGATATTGCAATTACCCATTTCAGCAGGACTTACCAACTGCCttgctgaaactcttagtgcaCAACTTAAACATGTTTGAACAAAATACGCACAGAAAAATATTTCTGTCAGTTACAAATACTCACACTTCGAATAGATAAAATTGATACACCGGTAAGTACAAAATCAACGCAGAAGATCCTTTAAATGATCAGATAAGACTTGGAGCGTGTGCTTGATGATATTTTAGCATAGATTTGATTACTCAGAAAATCCAGGCATGTAATGAATGTGTGCAGCGTAGAGTATATTCTGTGTCTTGAAATGGCCTTATATAGAGATAATGCAACATTCAAACTTGAACGGCTATAAATCGGTCGTACTAAGGCCATAACATAAATAGCACTCCATGTCTGATGTCATTTGTCTTCTTCCCAAAATAGAATGCAACATTAAATGACTGGAGTACGGATATCAAACGGTCATAATAAATTTGTCTTCATATCCAAAATATTATCTGAATCATATGATTTGCTGATGATCGAGTTTGTTCAGATATGGAAAATTTAGAGTTCAACTGGGATCAAGATTCAATAGGGCCTTTAGCAATATTAAGTCAAATTTCAGCGAAGGCTTCCCAAACTGAAATCGGTAGACCTATAGAGGCTTAGATGAAATCTTCTGAAATAAGCGCTCGTCTGAACGATTCTCCTGCTGTTTTCACTGGTTTGCTGAATTTTACCACTTATTGTGTTTTTATATTTGCAGcacatcaccaaaacttataaataacTAACATAATTTCtatcctaatttaattatctgAAATAAACGttttcttaatcattattataatgagtgatttttctttttgaaattaaggGATGTCTAATGATAATGATATAACTAAAAGATGATTAATGGCAATGATAGATTGTGTTTCCATATATGTTCCTAACACAAATAAATTGACCAAAGTATCCATGTGATGGCTTATGTTTTACACATCAAAGTGTTGATGGAAGGCTAGTTTTGCCAATTCACAATTGAAAAACATTGTCGTTATCCACACTTTTGTGggtatatagatatagatttaTGGTGATGCAGAAGTGAGATAGATCCTACCAGTTATCCAGTTGGTAATTGCGCAGTTATGTTTCCATTCTCACACCAATTAAGAATATCGACATGCTAAGCGTCGGTTCTTGGCAACGCTAGCTAGTAGAAACCCTTGAACATGAgataaagaaaaacaaaactGTTTCATATCAGAGGATATGATGAGAATGCATATGTATGTAAAAAATGTTATCAGTTCAAAGACCAAGAGCTGATTGCCTTTTGCCTTTTGCCTTTTGCCTTTTGCCTTTTGCCTTCATGTTTTAATGCCCAAAAATGTGGAATGGCATGTGAGCCTTGCATGATGTGTTTTAGATAGACCTACGTAATCATGTTGTAGACCTTCCTTGTTTTGTCACCTTTTCAATTGGTTTATTTAAAGTGCATGCTTAATCAGGTGCTTGAAGTGTCAAATCAGAGGCCACTTTAACTAGGGGAGCTCTTATCATTTGGCTCTCACGTAATTGTATGCTAAATTTGAGAATTGGACTAATTTGATCAGAGAAAACAGTTTTTGTTTTGGCCGTGAGCTATTTGTTACAGGAGCTTTGATTATTAGGTATGTTTGATTTTGGCTTACTTGATGCGCTTGTTCTCCAAGTGCCATTTGATTAACTAGATTAGCTCATGGATATCTTTAATCTCAGTCTCTCCCCAACTACCTTGTTAGTTGTTACTAGCACCTCTATTGGTTCCTCTTCAGTAAATTTATGTAATTTCAAGCACTACCTCTAAGAAATCGCAATTATGTGACTGAACCATTGAAATTTCTTTAGATTTGTTtgtgatgaattcttgaagttacATGGCACAGGTTTGTGCATCAAGTGGGAATCATACCTGATTTACATTGTTGATCTGCACCTTGCATTAGTTTTACCATCCATTTAACCAAGATTTGTTGATCTCGTGGACATTCtaaaatatctttttaattttgaatGCCTTACTATCTATTTGATCTATAGTTTGATCGACACCATTAACTGGAAACACTGATATATCAAGAATGTGATTTCCATTTCTATCCTATTTGACAGCTGGTCATTTGTCAGTAAGGTAGAAAACCTGGAGTGGActttttttcgtttttattttgttttctatcattgaaaaatatcttAACACCATTATTGTTGTTATAGTAGGAATTGATGTGAATCTTGGCCTTTAGGAAAAATGACAAGTATAATCATACCTAGATTCACAATGGTGATGCTTAGCGTGctttttttttatgttggtTGAGATCTATAAATTGGATTTTTTGTGTCTGCAGTTGCATCATTTTGGGCCGCTCTTAGTTTCTTGTTACTCTTTGCCTACCCAACGCCTGAATGTCCGACCCCTAGTTTTGAGTTCCACACTGCCTTCAATGGTGTTTCCTTGGGAATTGTAAGTGAACAATTTGTTTTCCCGTTTAATTTCTATGCATGTTTGCTGCTGTAGAATTCAATATATTTGACTGCCTTCTGTGTTCCATTGCATTAATgtcttcttttttcattttttaccTCCTATATTCTTGTTTATACAACTTTAGCTTCTAAATTTCTGCATTGATTTACATATGCATATATCCCTCCCTCCCCCCCCCCCCTCTTTGTATCTCACACACCCACCCACAAACACACAAGTGGGTTTATATGGTAATtgcttttgaaataaaaatatatataatctagAATTGGTATCATTATGAttattaatatgttatttattttctttcaatATATCTCGATGTGCTTGATGAATTAGAGTTATAGCTCTCTATATTGTGTCGAAAATGTAGGTCTCTGCAGTCTAACCACTTGACTGATGTGTTGTGCTGTGTTTTCTTTCATATTATTCAAATACTTATTGAAGTTTCAGCATATTTTGGTTTATAATCCCACATATTACTCCAGCGCAATTATTGATGGCAATTGTATTATTCAGGTGATCGGGGTCCACCTAACGTTTCATCAGTTTCACCATGAAAATGTTGCACGAATATTTTTCCCTCAGCTGCCAGTTCCCACATTTGTCGGTAGAATTTTTTTGGGCATTCCAACCATTCTTCTCGTGAAGTATTGCAGCAAGGCTCTTGCGAAATGGATTCTTCCCATTGTTGCGAATGCTTTGGGAATTCAAATAAGGTCAACCAGCTATTTACCTGCCTTAAAAGGTGGGATGTCTCCTAATAAGAAGTTGGATGAAGTTAAGCAATTAGGGTGTGTCCAGAAACTATTCTTTTTCACCGAGCAGACTTCATTTGATGTTGATACTGGCATAAGGTTCATTCAGTATTCTGGTCTTGCTTGGTCTGTTGTTGACCTTGTTCCTTCTCTATTTTCTTTCCTCGGCTTGTGATACCATGTATCATACACTTTTGTATAGCGagctattcttttttttttttttttttttttttttttttttttttttttNCAAATGTATGTCGACGATGAAATTCTTTTAT comes from Primulina huaijiensis isolate GDHJ02 chromosome 2, ASM1229523v2, whole genome shotgun sequence and encodes:
- the LOC140968639 gene encoding lipid phosphate phosphatase delta-like, whose product is MESITGWQVTILCGIALWIVVSSILNLTGKIRSLTQPWVLHCVVSGTPIILRIQKYQNTYLDALFSGMSCVVSVPFYTAFLPFVFWTGHCKLARQMTLLMAFCDYIGNCTKDVVSAPRPSSSLVRRLTATKDEEENAMEYGLPSSHTLNTVCLSGYLFHYILSYSGYNVYTAVMGFSMVCLLVGLIGLGKIYLGMHSLIDVIVGLAMGLGILAIWLSTSEYLDNFIVSGPNVASFWAALSFLLLFAYPTPECPTPSFEFHTAFNGVSLGIVIGVHLTFHQFHHENVARIFFPQLPVPTFVGRIFLGIPTILLVKYCSKALAKWILPIVANALGIQIRSTSYLPALKGGMSPNKKLDEVKQLGCVQKLFFFTEQTSFDVDTGIRFIQYSGLAWSVVDLVPSLFSFLGL